The Henckelia pumila isolate YLH828 unplaced genomic scaffold, ASM3356847v2 CTG_627:::fragment_1, whole genome shotgun sequence genome includes a region encoding these proteins:
- the LOC140873530 gene encoding secreted RxLR effector protein 161-like, whose translation MKNIPYSNAVGSIMYMMISTRPDISYALGLVSRFMSKPSREHWQAVRWLLRYLRGSIKLKLKYSRDTTNTCEVNGYCDSDYAGDLDKRRSASGYVFTIGGNVVSWKSHLQNVVALSTTEAEYIRLTEAVKEGLWIAGLVAEMGLEQKQVTVYCDSQSAIHLSKNAVFHEKTTHIDVRLHFVRDII comes from the coding sequence ATGAAAAATATTCCTTACTCAAATGCagtagggagtatcatgtacaTGATGATCTCAACAAGACCTGATATATCATATGCTCTAGGACTTGTAAGTCGATTCATGAGTAAACCAAGTCGAGAGCATTGGCAAGCAGTTAGATGGTTATTAAGATACTTGAGAGGGTCTATTAAACTGAAGTTAAAATACTCAAGAGACACTACAAATACCTGTGAAGTCAATGGCTATTGTGACTCTGATTATGCAGGTGATCTAGACAAGAGAAGATCAGCTTCAGGTTATGTATTCACTATAGGAGGCAATGTAGTAAGTTGGAAGTCACATCTACAGAATGTTGTGGCCTTATCTAcaactgaagctgaatacatcAGGTTAACAGAAGCTGTTAAAGAAGGACTTTGGATTGCTGGGTTGGTTGCTGAAATGGGTCTAGAACAGAAGCAAGTTACTGTCTATTGTGATTCACAAAGTGCAATTCACTTGTCCAAGAATGCGGTCTTTCACGAGAAAACAACACATATAGATGTGAGGTTGCATTTTGTGAGGGACATCATTTAA